From the genome of Balaenoptera ricei isolate mBalRic1 chromosome 13, mBalRic1.hap2, whole genome shotgun sequence:
GTTGGGTCTAAcgagtttatgtcatgtcctcaatGGCTATGttgttcttttaaaggttgtaccCTGCTTCCTTCTTATCTCATTCCCCCTCAGAGATTTTATTCCCATAATCTTATGGGAAGAAGAGGACAATGGTTTGCCTTCTGTAGCTTCTTCAGGGCTGAGTAAGGGCATCAACCCTGCCTGTCAGGGAGTAAAAATCTCTGTATGCCTGATCTAGGGTCTCCGGGGGCAGGACAGCTTCTTGTTTTGAGTCAGAGGGTGGTAAGGGCTGGAATCCTGGAATCCTCTCGTAGCCATCATCTTGATGTGGAACTGTTGTAATTGTTTCTGTAGCCTtcctatgaatcttcttgaagatgaaataCTTTTGTAACAGCATCACAGTACAACAATAACcatctataaatgacaaaagacttaaaagtcaTGGTTAAACATCTGATTACAGTGTAATTGATAAAGCTTGGTTACTGTTGTGACttacaacattttaagataacagCTAGAACTATAACGTTATACCAGGACATATCCAAATTCCAGAAACTTTATATAAtttcctcataccttcttttgTTCAAAACCCACATCCTACTCACCTTAAACAACCACGAACTGTCTCCTACACCAGGACTCTGTAGATTAGTAAACATAAATACCAATAATTTCTAAAAGCTTCTAAAAGCAtgtgctttcaaaaaaaaaacaaaaaatcaaaaaacatgtGCTTTCTCATAGAGAGTATCTCAGGTGGTGCCAGACATATTTATCAATAGTCTTAAATACCTTTAGTTTCTCTGTTTATTAATTGAAGTCTAAGTATCCTATTTTATTTGGGAATGACTTAGCTATTCGATAAACTTCTAGCACTTAATTTAGAACAACTCTAAACTTCaaataaatttccaaatatcTGGAGAGATTATTCTTAGGtagacatttctaaaatataattattcctaAAAGGTTCATCCAAAAGCTCTTATCTCACTTGCATTTAATTCACTTATAAAATTTCATCATACCAAGTTATTTCTCTTGCTGACAAACTTATAACAGATATAAAAAGGTCTTATTTGACCtctagtaaacctaggtacaacaGAAGTATTATACTTAACATTGATGACTCTGAAGACGTCTATATTAATCAAAACAACAAGCTTAATCTAATACcagatattaatttaatacttaatatattttagaCCACGTGAACCCGAAATTTACTCTGctggttttcttcatatttatgaGTATTTATGTACAAATCAAGGTTACCTATCTAGatggtaaatcttttttttttgttaatatttacaGAAAAGACACTTAGGATTTCTATTTATCCTTGACAAGTCAAGTTCTAAGTTATTTTAcactctttttcaaaatttgcattttaaaagatggcAGAGATAAGGGTTCCTGAGAAGACCAGGTAGAACAATTGCATCTAAAAGGCACAGGCAATTTACTCCTAAAAtgactttttccccctttgtttAATACTTACAAGCCTCTTAAGATAAATAGGGAAGGTTTTGGGAGTGGTAAAAGGATTGGTGggcttttgattatttttagagCCACACCTCTGGCCCTGTAGATTTGTAAAACAAGaacagttttgttgttttttttcaaagaattgggTGGCTACCCCAATGATATTGAAGTATTGACATGCTCATTCACCTATGttggaatgttttatttttccaaatttcgCTTAGGGAGAGAAGGCCTCCCCCAAAATTCCTATAAGGTATGGTTAGTTTAGTTAAACCAATGGCCTCCCACTTTGGTAATCTATTTACAGACAATTTTGGGGATCCTCCCTGGGTTTAAGTATGTTTAAATTATGGCCCTCAGTCTGGCCTTTGATCTAAGGAGGCTTGCCTAAGGCCTCATGTGATCCCACTTTTAAAGGTAGCTGGACAATTTTTAgcccaatgttttttttttttttgatagtaacaACATGTTTATTGTATCATCCAGCCGAGAATACAAGATACACAAAACACTTCTTAATTTAGGAGAATATGAAAACATTGGGCAATTCCTAGAGTACTACTACAAACACAGCCTTCACCTACAGTAAAAATCTAGCCATTCAGTCATTTTGGTCATCATCCCAGTCTTTCTTCCCACTTGGAGGCTTGGGCCCACCGGCTGGTTTTGCCATGATGATCTGGTCCACTCTAAGTACAGTGATAGCAGCATTAGTAGCCAGTTTGATAGCCCAGTATTTTCCCAGGTAAGTATCTAGAACACCAGCTTCCAACATGTCCTTTACAGCAGGAACTTCAGCCTCAATATCTAATccaacatttttatttccttcttgatGTACTGCATAAAGTTTAGAGATTACTTCATTGGCCTTAACTCCAGAGTTTTCCGCCAGTGCCCGGGGAATAGCTTCAAATGCCTCAGCAAACTTCTTAATGGCATACTGTTCAAGTCCAGGACATGTCTCTCCATACGATGTGATCTGTTTGGCTAACTCAATTTCTGTTGCTCCACCTCCGTAGCCCAATTTTTTCATCCATTCCATTCCTACCCTGTAAGCACCCTAGACTTGAATTTTTTAAGCATACATATTGGAAGCATTCATGGAATTACAGTGTTTGGATTTGTCCATTCAAAGGCAGAGAGATACTGGGAGTCTGGGTGCAGGGGAATGCAAAAAAAGAGACCTTTAGTTCTAGCACTGTGAACCAGTTTAACAGCCCATAGTTTAAAAACTTATTTGGGGTGGAATGGAGAAATACTCTGGCATGGGACTGAGAAAGCCTGCCCTGGCCAAGAGTAATCGTTTTTCCTGGTGGGTGCCTTTTCCTTGAGGGTCTCCAAATTGGACAGTGGACTGAAATTTAGTGAGCAAGTATCTTTCCAACAAGGGAATGGGGCACACAGGCATGAGCAGAAATTGATGTGCAAAGGTAAAGTTTCCTAGCAAGCAGTTGAGGGGAGGGGTGAATCACTTGGTCTTGATCTTGGGTGGCCTTGGCCTGCAGtagcttgaagcaggattttggtTCCTGGCCAGATAAGTCAGGCCTCAGCAATGAGAGCACTGAATACTAACCACtagaccagtggccagtgacaaggccccaTCCCTTTGGCTTTGTACAAATAAATTCCCACAAAGACAAAAAGTAGTGAaccaagtaaagtgtttattaggaggaaaaagagtacgtgTGAATAGGCGCACTCAGACGgactcagagaaagagagagttgcacccttgtggtagtttgaatcacttacatggggcatttcttccaggtttcctttggccGATCATCTTGCTTTGCGTGGTTCTGAGTCCGTAtctggtttatctcagggtcctcccatgtgtgcacatgcatcttttagccaagatggattatAGCAAAGAGGCTTATGGGTAGCTTGACATCACTCcgtttttgacctccaaggagcctctcTGCACATATATagttgggaaggtctccttgaccttgagaatgagaaatatgtggtctctttcttttatctgggcagggctcggCTCCTCTCTTGCTGCTGCTattttggagtatctgtccacacgggacaaactccagctgctcagcctgggacccatctatctcctgcctcagtcttGGGTTTTCCGTCAATTCCCATTATCATACAGGATTGGGAGGACAAAGATCCAGAGAAATCAGTCAGCACAGAGTAGGCAGCCCCCATatctaataagaaaataactttcCTACCTACCACATCAAGGGTTACACGATGTTCTTTCAGAGAAATGACCAGGTGTCCTTTGGGAGCCAGGGATGGTCCTGGGCCCTGTCAGTCTTCAGTCCTTTCAGCCATCACTGGTTTGGGAGCCCTGAGTCCACTCTGGGACTAGGGGAAGTCCCGCTTCCAGTGGCCCTTTTGTTTGTATATCAGGCAGGGTGCTGGTAGACTTTTTCCATACAGGGAGTATTCATTCACCCAGTGGCCCTCTTGGTCACACTTAAAAGAGATATTTTTCTCAGTGAGACAGTGGTTCTAATCCAGGCTGCCTGGATCCTCTCCTCACCAAGTGTCTTCACAAGGGATGGTAACCCTGAGGTGGTACAAGGATTAGGGCTGCCTCCAGTAATTGTGCTGTTAGCTGTTGTCCCTGCATCCTTTTTGCCTCTTCAACCCTATCTCTATTGTTAAATATTCCAAAGGTCAAATCCATGAGCTGATTTATGGGGGTGCTGGGGTCTCCAGCTCCCCAGATGGGGCATTAGGGGTAAATGGTCTGGAAGACTGTCCCTGCTCAGAATTGGGGGAGGTAGGAGTTCCCAGTTGTGGGCCTCAGCGAGGTTGACTCATAAGGGCATCATCTAAAACATCAGGTTCCTGTGGGGATAGAAGTTACTTTGAAAGGGGTGTGAGCCTGGCACACCCGGCAGGAGTTCTTTAGACCTGGATTTTGGAATAGGGTCATGAACATTTGCATGAATGAGACTTCCCCGCATTTACCTTTCCTTTTACAAAATAGGTCCAGCTGCAAGATGGTATTGTAATTTAGTGACCCATTTTCTGGCCAGATCCCTCGGTCCCCTAGTTTGTATTGGGGCTGTGCAGTATtgcaaaagaaaatgaactttttCTTAAACCATCCTGTCTAAATTTTCCCAATTAGCTAATACACATCCTAGCAGGGAGTCCTTTGGGATGCTTGGAGTTGCCCCCATTTTTTATCGGGCTGTCTTGACAAGACAGGGGTCTGATGGATCCTGGCCAGATGGTAGTTATTTGTCCTGGCATTCTCCCAGTGTCAACAGTGGGGTCCCTGTGAGCACCGAAATCTGCCTTGTCGGTAAGCTTGAGAGGCCCCTTGGATTAGTCAAGGAAAAGAACATGAGCCAGTGGGAGAAAAAGCAACCAGAGTCTCAGGACCTAAATCcttcagagagggaaggaagagacctATGCCCTGAAGCAACTGAACAGATTACCCATATCTCTgtaacaaaagaaagagaaacaaatagagCAAAAGAGTAGGGCTGGAGTGCCACAAGGCAGTGATAACAATACAAGGCAAAATCTCCCCTCTGGATATGGTCCTTGTTATGCTGAGGAGGGCTACCTCTCCACAGAAGTAAAAGAGGCAACACACAACCTGCTGGCAAAGCTGGCAAGGAGGCTCAAGAATCAATAGATAGTCCAAGGAGTCAGGAGAGAAAAAGGATATAAGAGAAATCCAGGACATGAGGGAAGGTGTACATCCACGATGCTTCCCAGGCCAGAGATTTGTAAGCCCACTGAGAAATGTGCTCGCCCACTACCTCTGCTCAGGTATTGATAAAGTCTGCCCGTAACCCCATGAGAGGAGTGCTTGCCCACACTTATGCTCAGGGGTACAATATCTGGGGTAAAGATTCCTGGGGAAAAAAGGTAGGAAGGTGTACAGCCACAGTGCTACCTAGGAGAGATTTGTAAGCCCACTGAGAAAGGTGCTCACCCACTACCTCTGCTCAGGGGTTGATAAAGTCCACCTGCAACCCCCACGAGGAAAGTGTTCTTCCACACTTCCACTCAGGGGTGCCTGGGCTCCCTATGAGATGTGACAAGCATGACAACCTGTTCAGTATAACAGTCAACAACGTTTTGAAATAAGGAGGAAGACTGAGTGGGACTAAGGTGCACAGCTGCTATACTTCCTAGGAGGGAAGGGACTGCGACCCTCTCCATGGAAGTGCTTACCCACAACATCCACTCAGGGGGTAGTGCAATGAAGCCATAAGCCATGAGAGCACTCGGGGAGGGCCAGGCTGCAAATCTAAAGGAGGACTCACAGAGTGCCCCAATTTGGGCACTGATGCAGTTCCGGTGTCCCAGAACCGGACTCGGACTAAGAATGAGTAGGGAGGGGGAATTGGGCTCGAGGAGCCACAGGGGAAACTCACCCCACCAAGTTGTCAATAACTTGCTGCCTGATCTTAATTTGGATGTCCAGTGGTCATCTAGGTGGATCTTCTTGAGTCCAAAGAGATAGAGCaaaaggagaatgagaaagatAAAGGGGAGGAAAGCCTTAGCCTTCATGGGCTTCTTCATGGCCAGAAAACTGGTCTTTGCCAGATCCTGCAGGTGGCATTACCTGCCACCTAAGAGGATACTTGAATCTACATGGCTTGGGACAAGTCCCAGCCACCCTTCAGAGGGGAGATGTAGCCCAATAGGTGGATCAAGATTATGCCCTTTGAGGCCGCACATTGGGCGCCAGAAAAGATAATACAGGAAAAATGTGGTGTGGGGCACGAGAAGATGGTCACATCCCAGGTCAAGTCCAACTCCCTGGGACAGCGGCTGAGTGTGGGTTCTTGGCTTTGTGCAGGAAAAAATTCAAGAACAAGCCATAGTAAACTGAAAGAAGGTTTATTTAGGGAGATACACAGTCCATAGACAGTGCGGGCCATCTTGGAAAGTgagaggcaccagggtatggggatCTCAGTTTTTataggctgggtaatttcataggctaataaaTGGGAGTATTATtacaactattttggggaaggggaggggatttccaggaattgggttaCCACCCagtttttgaccttttatggtcagcctcagaactgtcatggtgctggtgggtgtgtcatttagcttgctgatgtattacaatgagcatatactgaggctcaaggtctagtggaagtcaatcatccaccatcttggacctatttggttctaaccagtttatgttgtgtcctcaatggctgtcattcttttaaaagttttgccctgcccccttcttgtctcaaaaagatatatttgaAACCTAGAAAgacacagtaaaaaaaataaataaaagttttatagctATTTCATAGCTTTTAGTGGGGTGGAAATTTGAAAACAACAGTGGGGCACACAGTTTTCAGAAAATCATATTTCTGATAGGTCTTACAATTATTC
Proteins encoded in this window:
- the LOC132377332 gene encoding T-complex protein 1 subunit theta-like, which codes for MEWMKKLGYGGGATEIELAKQITSYGETCPGLEQYAIKKFAEAFEAIPRALAENSGVKANEVISKLYAVHQEGNKNVGLDIEAEVPAVKDMLEAGVLDTYLGKYWAIKLATNAAITVLRVDQIIMAKPAGGPKPPSGKKDWDDDQND